The Microtus pennsylvanicus isolate mMicPen1 chromosome 5, mMicPen1.hap1, whole genome shotgun sequence DNA segment ttaaaagagtaGCCCTGTGATAACAGTATCAGTTTCATTATCATCATTTCACTATCTAATGATGTATCCAATAACATCATGATATAAACCTCAAAATGAAGAATAAAGTTGTCTTTCTTAAAATTTGGcttttttattcatctgtttctTTTACTTCCCGGTTATATATTCTCCTCCCACCTATTCTCCCCTCCCAGTCCCTTTCCCTCATTCCCTGCTCTCCCACTCCCAATCTGGCCACTTCTGTCTCCATCCAGGAAATGGCAGGTTTACCATTgcttatcaagttgcagtaagactaagcacctccccgtGTACTTAGGCTGGGCAAGGCTaaccagtatgaggaatagggtcccaaaaccaataaaagagttggagacagtCCCTGTTTCCGCTGTTAGAAGTttcacaagaggaccaagctacacaactataacatATGTGCAGATTGCCTAGATCAGCCCCATGAAGGCTCCTTGGTTGCcagttcagtctctatgagtccgtgtgagcccaggttagtggATTGTGTGAACCTTTGCATGGTGTCCATGAGCCTCCTCACTCCTAAAACTCCGTTCTTCTCTTCTGCAAGATTCCCCAGCTCTGCCTGATGTTTGGCTCTGATCTCTGCATTTGCCTCCCTCACAAGAGAGTTGGGCCAGGCACCAATCTGGTGACAGGAAACGGCCCGTTCAGGTTACTTATTCACTATTGCTAGAACTCTAACCTAAGGTCCTCACCATAGACTCCTGGAAGATTCCCCTGCACCATGCTTTACAGATTCAGCACTCTCTCCCTCCATACTCCCCATCCTGATCACTCGTAtttccctccccaccttccctgcccACTCAGGGAGCAATCtctttatttcatctttctaGGGTGATCTGCGTTCCTCCCACGAACTCCTTTTGCTATGTAGTCTCCCTGGGTCGGTGGATTGTAACacagttatcctttattttaaagctaatatccacttatattTGTCTtactgtgtctgggttacctcactcaggatgaatttttttCCTATCGCTAACCATTTGCCTTCCTgtttcctggtgtccttgtttttaacagctgagtcatactccactgtgtaaatgtctcacattttctttatctgtttctcagtagaggtacacctaggttgtttccaggttctggtgaTTTCAAAGAAAGCTGCAGTGAAcgtagttgaacaagtgtccttgtggtatgattaggCATACTTTGGGTACACGCCCAAGAGCAGTAAAGCTGAGTCATGttgtagattgattcccagtcttctgagaaactgccacactgacttccacagtggctgcacacgttgcactcctaccagcaactGAAGAGTATTCCCcatgctccacatcctctccagcctccagcaggAGCTGTCATTGTGCCTTTGTTCTTAGCCATCCTGACatgtgtaaggtggaatctcagagtcattttgatttgcatttccctcatagGTAAAAATGTTGAACAcctccttaagtgtttctcagtcatttgagagtCTTTTCTTGAGAatactgtttaaatctgtaccccatcatttaattagattatttggtttgttgatatttagtttcttggcttctttatataatttggaaatcagtcctctgtctggtGTTGGGTTggtaagatcttttcccattctgtaggctgtcattttgctCTATCGATGGTGTCCATTGTCTTACAGAAACGtctcaatttcatgaggtcccatttattagttatCATATTAGTACCTGTGCTATTGGTgtcctattcagaaagttgtctcctgtgccaatgtgtttgaGATTATTTCCCACTTTCCTTTCTATCAGCAGCAGTGTATCTGAATTTATATTGAGGACTTTGATCGACTTGTatttgagttttgtacagggtgGAAAAATGTGGATCTATGTGCATTTtcctacatgttgacatccagttatttcagcaccatttgttgatgatgttttcttttttccattctataattttggcttcttttttaataaaatgggaaagtgtaacaaaattattttctacatatattttctctagtttcttgtaaaaacaaaaacagatttcaATGAATTAGAATGTTATTACAAGAGTATGTAAATACTCAATACACACTTATTTATAAAGAGTAACACAGACTAACCCTGGTATAAATCTCTTTAATGCATTATGACTAATaacaattaaatttaaattttaaagcagtgttgtttgaatgttttattagaaacatacatagagattacatatttaaaatgcaCTTTAAGACTCCATACAGGGAAGCAGGTAGCCTCACTGCAGATCTTCACTTatccctcctctcttccaagTCCAATTCCCCAGTTTCCTTCCCAGTTCTAGAGCAGACCACCTGCTGCAGGCTATCTTTCTTCCTGGCCCCATCTGTCTATAGTGGAACACACAGTTCTTCCCCCAGCTTATTGCTTTATCTCAGGTCCCAGCTCAGCAGACAGTCTCTGAGAACCTGTCAACCAAGCCAGCCGCAGAAGCGAGTAGGCCAGTGAAGCAGGTAGGCAAGCTCAGATCTTTATTCCCCCTCTGCTCTTCTGTATCTAAACCTCCAGCCTCATGTCCAGTTCTGTAACAGACCTGAGGCCTttcccactctctgcttcctttcctagGGAACTAAACAGATCCTGGCAGAACACCCTGTTTTTCCCAGCCACTCTCAAGCCAATCCCCATTCCCAATtgtcagctcccaatacctagaaacacattttacccgGAAAATTGGCCACACCTAACAGAATCCCAGAAGAATTTAACCAAGCAACACAACCACTGCACCCTTCTAAGTACCAGAAAGGGCAAGAGAAACCAAGTAATAAAACACCtgcccaacaaagacaagaccagatattagcacctagaattacaatcttcccaaACCCAAATTCCTAGACACCAGTGTAAAAACACAATCGAGAACCAGGACAAAATGTCTTGGTTAGAGCACAGCAGCTCTACCACAGTAGGATCTAAGTATTGCAATATAGCTACAGCACAAGACACAGACCTTAACACAGCtattatgaatatgatagaggaCCCTAAAGGGGAAATGAATtaatcacttaaagaaatatatgaaaacataaacagtggaaggaaacaaataaaacagttcaagttctgaaagtgaaaatataattataataatccCTAAACTAAGAgaaatctaaaaatgaaaaatctaggaAGTAAATAGGAACCTCAGAGAAGAGTCTCATCAAGAAAATacaagagacaaaagaaagaatttcagacattgaagacataattaaagaaatgaatagctccattaaagaaaaagttaaaactaAAAACTTTCTGGAACAAAATATCCGGGAAatgtggaacactatgaaaagaccacgtctaagaataataggaatagaggatggtacagaacttttaaaaacaagtttacagaagaaaattgtcctaacctaaagaaggagatgcctaacaaggtaaaagaaacatacagaacaccaaatagcctggaccagaaaagaaactcccctTAGCCTaagtacagaacaaagaaaaatattaaaagccgaagggaaaaagaaaaagataaaagacattccatgataaaaccaaatttaagcaatacctATCTACTAGTCAAGCTCTACAGaaagtgctaaaaaaaaaaacccctcctACATAAAGAGGTTAACTAcagccaagaaaacacaagggaTAAATAATCCTAGACCAGcaaattaaatacacacacacactcacgcacacgtgggagtgccccccccccaccacaacaacaagaaaataaaaggtatCAACAGGCGCTGATCATTGACATCTCTCAGTATCAATGGTCTGGTAGAGCCATTTTAATATCTCGCAAAATAGAtctcaaaccaaaactaataaaGATAAGAAAGGACACGGCATACTCATCAAagaagaaatccacagagaagaaattgcaattcttaacatctatgcaccaaacacaGAGACTTTCAAGTTCATAAGAGGAACgctactacagcttaaatcacatattggaCTCCCACAAAGACAGCAGGAGGCTTCAGTACCCCAGTCTCTACAACACTGaccatccagacaaaaactaaataaagaaatgctggagctaagTGATATgataaatcaaatggacctaacagatgtTTAGAGACGATTTtacccaaacacacaaaagaatataccttcttcagTGCCTTATAGAATTGTCTCCAAAATTTAACAAATACTTAGACATGAAGTTTATTCTGTCTTCCTTATTCTCTTTCTCaatcccatttttatttttacaataaatgaaaacatacagACAACAATTCTTtaactaaaaatatataaatatcctaTTTTATCATTGCATTGATCAATATATTTACCATTAAAaattagggcattttcttggtgtggtgatgcatgactctaatcccagcacttgggaggcagaggcaagtggatctctgtgagtttgagttcacctgttctacatagtgagttccacgactgtagggataagtcccgccccttagggggcgtgttcgcctcgggctaatgtctacctataaatttggcgagcttgctcccacctatctcctaaccaatgagagccaagcagtttctttttatttaaccaatgaccttcctccatcacatgacAGCTAGAGATATatagactctgtcttaaaaaatattaGGGTATCTGCTTATCCCTAATTTAAATTTTAGTGTAATATCCTGAACTTCCATGAAGTTATGTGATGTCATAATACTCTCCATCCACATCTATTGAAGTAAATTTTTTGTAAACTACAGTCATCTATGTCAAAATCATCGAGTCCTCTTTAAATAGGCTGGCTATTCTCATCTAAGATTTCCATGGATGCTTATATTAACCATGTTCTGGACCAAACTCATTTCTTCAACCTGCCTAAACGGGCCTTGATTTCTGAGGTCAGTCTTTTGCATAGTGGTTTGCTACACTACCTAAATCAGTATCTTTATGATCCTGTCTTACATTGGCCAACCTTATGGTGGTGATTACCTTATCATAGCCAGTGTCCCAGTTCTCATTCTGCCCAGGTCACCATGTCTATTTTCTTAACTAGGTAGAAAGAACTTACACTTTTAGCTGAGAAGTATTTAAGACTATACACCCAAAAGATCctcagaaaatattcatctcataaaatacaataaatgtcCAAGCTATACAAATCAATAAACATGATACCAACAGAATGGAAGATAGAAAGCATATGATCATTTAACTAAATGTCATTCAGGACAGAAATCTAAGAtcaaattagttattaaaaaaacATATCTCAACACAATAAACTTTGGTGTACCTATGCTTTATTTTGTACTACATGGGGAGACTTTGAAAGTTTACCATTAACATGTGGAACAAGGACTCTCACCCATTTCTATGCAACACAAGGTTGATCTTTGAGCAATTGCATAAGAGACTAAAACAAAAGTCACCCAAATTAGACAAGAAAAcaagtaatttattttgtttggtggCACAGTCATTTATAGACCATCTAACACTAACAGGACAATCAAACCTGGTCATGAATTCAGTAGAGTTGTAGGACACAAAATTAACAAATTGAATACTGCCAGTCAACCATTTGAGTGAAACTGAGAAAACAGCATCATGTGCACTGCATTCCAAATAAGTTGTAGACATTTAGTCAGTTAgcctgctcttcgggctgatgagggagggggacttgattggaggagggggagggatacgGGAggcggaggaggggaggaggcagaaatctttaataaataaaaaaagaaaaaaaacaattattgaagaaataaattgaaaaagacataaacaaataaaaaatgttagtTGCTTATCGGAATTAATGTTGTTAAAATTTATGTGCTACACAAAATGGCCTACAGACCCAGCACAGTCCCTATCAAAAACTCATGAGGAACAGACTAAAAATAGCCACAAAACATTTCAATTAGCCAAAACAACTAAGGGTAAAAGGAGCAAAACAGGGAAGTTGTTGTCTGACCTCAAACAAAATCCATGCTAGAGCTAACCAAACACCATGATGATATtctaaaaacagacatgtggaacAATGAAGCAAAATAGAAAGTCACatataagccaggcggtggtggcgcacgcctttaatcccagcacttgggaggcagaggcaggcggatctctgtgagttcgagaccagcctggtctacaagagctagttccaggacaggctccaaaaccacagagaaaccctgtctcgaaaaatcaaaaaaaaaaaaaaaaacaaacaaacaaacagaaagtcacATATAAACCCTCACATTTATAGcccaatttgtttttaattgtttgacttactattttattttctgtgtgtgggtattttgtctgcatgtaagtATGTGCATTACACACACAgttggtgccttcagaggcctgaagaggatggcaaatctcctggaactggtgttagaGACAACTGCGAGCTATCACGTGGGTGTTACAAATTGAACCAGATATATCTGAAgaccagccagtgttctcaaTCACTGTTCCAACTCCTTAGACACAAAACCGGATTTTACAAATCAGCAAATGTAATAAACAGTCTCTTTGATAATGCTATTGAGAAATCTGGGTATTTCCATTTAAAGTTGGAAAAATAGAGCCTTATATGTcacaaacattaaagaaaaaccaAGACAAACTAAAGTTTTATGTGTTACATACTTAGGTTTTTAACATAAAGAGAAtaccattttcttaaaaaagagaGTGTTTCCAGAGTGGAGTGAGCTGTAGCCATTAAATTTCTTGCTGAAACTGtgtacatacaagtaatattatatggacAGAGctggttatatttatatatttataatatgcaAGTATGtacttacatatacatatatataaagaaatatgtatttatatattcatatatattacacaccacacatacacacataactgcaattaaagaaaagatggaggaaagagaaaaggagaaaagtttataattaaattttagtttcaaaatttaaagaaatcccTGTTATGAGagtgtttatttaatttgcttgcCTAAAGCTATtcaataatttatcttttaatctAAATTAGTGTTTagtttcttctgtgtttattttctctgaaggAAGATGGAATGTTAAGTCTTTAAATATACCTACAATGCCCCTTTTATAATGCTTACCATTTTCCCCTTGCCAAACACTCTTGTCATCCTCCAGGTAGAGGACTgtgtaaaaagatttttttgttttgatccaGAGTGAATGGAATTTGGTTAAAAGCACCCTTCATACTTCTCCAGAGTTTCCCTCACCCTCCATATCTTTTGCTTTTATTacagaaaatgatagaaaaaacTAGGAGTCTGTTAAAAGTATAATACTGAGAATGAAACATTATACTATATACTATTCCAGCACACACTGGCTAGAAATTGAAATCAAACTAAATGTTCATCAAGAGGCAAATTCAGAAAATATGATGTATGTATGCGATAAATGTGATTTATCAGTTACTGAAGGATGATTTACTGTAGCATCATAAATGGTCTTAAAGGTCATTATGCTGAGTGAAGTATATCAGTCAGAAAGACAGGTACTGTATTATTTCAACTACATAAGAATCTaaatgtggaggcccaaaaatgtgagcccatttccttcttttctggcGATCAGAAACTTAATGGTTGCTCAAAGTGGCAATccaactcaggatgtgattaCTTAATTCCTTTGACATTAAGATAGCCTTTACAGttgtcaggatatgcaaatgtacttctgctaCTTCTTTTGTAATTATAAGGTCATCTGGGGGGTGGCTGTCTTCAGGATAGTGGTTGAGGGTAGCTTCACTGCCTaagcaacagaatgctaatgatttgatgccTCAAAGTGTTAAAGCTTAATAGAGTCTTTTGTTACATTCTCTCCTGATTTGTACTGGGTATAaaaacatatggaaaaataaatgtgggcgATTTCAGTGTTCACTGGAATGCCCTACCTTTTAatggtttcttttcttattagttttcatgtgtcttcatattcttcacTAATATTTCAAAATCCCCTCACCTCTACTCTGGCAAGTGGtgtttttgtcgaggctggtcaaTGACATATGGCAGCCCACTGAGGTCAGTCCACTACATCTCAATAGCTGAGCTCATAGATGTTTGAGAGCACAATAGTGCTTACCAGAAAATGAGGGCATCTTGAGCAGAAGACAAGGTGAGCCAACACATacaaatccatatatatatataaacaatagtATCTGTAGTTCTACTATAGAGTTGGGAGATGGCAAGATTTTGAGTGTTATTTTGAGAAAGTAATAACATATAAAGTAACAGATATGCTTACCAGTCCAATTTGATTTTAACTATACATAAATTGTGATATCACATTGTATCCTATGATGTCAGCTGATACTTATCTTTCAAACCTAAAATCTGTATTGAAAAGAAAGTATTATATAGCAGCTTATATTGACTCTTCTCTTGCTTTaacagttgtttcttttttttttcagatgtttcTTTTAATGACAACTCTAAAAGGCAGATATTTGTCTTCCTAGACACAACATTAATACATATTCTGAGTTATTCTTGTATGAGTTTTAaaccagaactcactatgtgtcTAGGATGGCCTAGGGCACATGATTCTCTTGCTTTAGACTCCTGAGTAGCTGGTATTAAGGATATTCATAATTTTCCAGacttattttgagtttttattgctgtgagttgtttttttttcctttctataagACCTTTGCAATGGTATTATCTTCTCCTGAGATAcattaaatataacctgttctTATCTATCATGTAATTTCTTAATGCTTTAAATCATCTGCCCTATCCTATTACATACAAATGCCTCTACTGTTTAACTAGTAAAACATATTCTCAGACATCTGTGAAAAAAATTGATCCTGAAAACATACTTCAGAAAAGATAGGATAATGATACTGAACCAACAGTGAAAGATTCAAAATCTTGATTGGTTGTAAAGTGTTCAATAGTCATAATCCAAAactcattaatatttttatgatgaTACCAATCCAAGGATTGTTTATTAGTTTTCAATTATTTCactgaaatcataaataaattcaGAAAGAGTCCCAAAATTATAGCAAACAAAACTTTCATAAGATCATAAAAGTCAAACATATGGCCTCCTGACATTGATATCTTGGTAACAGTTACCTACTCACACAAACTTTGTGTTTTCCACATTACATTATACAACATCTGTGGACCAGATGGTTCATAAACTGTCTGAAGAGCAAAATGGGTTCAGATGCAATAAGCAAGTTGAATCATTGTATATAACATAGTGATTAATAATCTACTTAAAGTCCAAGCACACCTTGGAAAGAATCATCAGAAAGAACACTGCaagcacatacatgtgaacacaacCTCTTTAAAAGAGCACACAGGGTAGGAATTAGATGAAGGAGATTTTGAACAGAGGAATTGTTTTCACTATGATCTTGTCCACACTTTTATTATAATTTGTACAAATATGCAAATACAATTTGCACTAAGTTTAACATTCTTCTGAAAAAAGCAAATATACATAATTCATAAATCATGCATAGCTAGCCTAGGAGGTAAAAAGAAATGTTATAAAGATTGGACAGTCATGGTATTGCTCAATTCATGTTATTAGAAACACAAATCAGATTGAAGTAAAGAATGTATGAAGAAAAGGTTCACAACATAACTAAAAGATTATTAATTTGTCATGTGTCGTCCATATCAAAAACCAAATCTAAAGTATCTCAGACATGTCCCTCTTTAGATGGTATCAAAGACAAACGTGACCTTAATGTCTAATAACATAAATCAGTTTGCCTGCTCCTGAGTtttatacaaatgaaaacaagttTCATGTTTTTCCTTCATGATTATATTTGATTAAGCCCAACTTATGTATTCAGTTAATTTGATATTGATGAATATTGCTATCACACCTGCTTCTAGACATTATAAGTAATTATTCCATGATTTACCTCTCTTAAAAGTTCTTTTCTTAGTAATCATGTGTATGAATTACAAATGAATATATAGCTGCTAAATTTGGGATTAGAAAGCAGATAACATAGGACACATGAATAAACTCCAAGTGATTTTGTGAACACAAAGTTGAGATGAAGAATAATAAGCACAAATATTGCTGAAGATAGGCACAAAATTGCCAGTTGTCAGTATTTTTGAAGCAGTCAACTCTACGCCTAGTGATCTGAGCACTACTGTAACATTTATGAGATTGTAGCCCAGGAGAGTGATACTTGTCAGGAGACTGAAAGCAGGGAAGGCACAGAGAGCTCAAGGGAACCGATGTTGAACAAAACAGGTTCTCTACTTATGTGACcaaacatatagaagaatctgaGTCACGTATGTGCCCTTATTGCCATCAGACATGggctttaaagtttctttttgtttgtttgtttttttaacctaaaGCAGGTTAAAGAAACTATGACTTCTTAAAAGTGTCCATTAAATTTTATGAGAagaattttctttccctttaaacAAGAACCTGTCTCGTATCTGCTTGGTTTTCACTCCATACACAATAGGGTTCTTGGTGGGAGGCATGAGTAGATAGAGATTAGCCATAATGATGTGTACAGGGGGAGGGATGGTGTGCCGTCCAAAATGGTGTGTAAAGAAGGTGAAGAAGACTGGGACACAGGTGATTACAATGGCGCAGATGTGGCCAGTGCAGGTGCTGAAAGCCTTCTGTCGAGCATCTGCTGAGGACAGACTCATGACTGCCTGTAGGATCATGGTGTAGGAGACAATGATACACAGGGTGTCAAAGCCCCCAATCAGGAGGGCAACCATTAGCCCATAGATGGCTTTGATCTGAACATTGCCACCTGATATTTTAGTGACAGCATGTGGTCACAGTAGGTGTGGGGGATGACATTACCCCTGCAGTATGGCAGTGAGGAGTGTGGAGGGGATAATGAGAATCACACCCCTAAGAAAAGTGAGCATCCCTGCCTTGGCAATGACCACATTAGTGAGGATAGTGGCATAGCGCAGTGGGTAACAGATGGCCACGTACCAGTCTAGGGCCATGAGCATCAGCACCCAGGACTCCATCCCAGTGAAAGTGTGCACAAAGAACATCTGAGCCAGGCAGGCCTCAAAGTCAATCTCCTTGAGCTTGAACCACAATATGCAGAGAGTGTTGGGAAGAGTGCTACTGCACATGAGCACATCTGTGAAGGAAAGCAGGGCTAGGAAGATGTACATAGGTCTGTGTAAGGCCTCTTCTGAGTAGATAAGATACATGAGCCCAAAGTTTCCTGTAAGACCGATGGTATGCATGGTGAACAGTGGGAAGGAGATCCACAAATGCACCTCTTCTGGACCAGGAATGCCATTGAGGAGAAATGA contains these protein-coding regions:
- the LOC142850845 gene encoding LOW QUALITY PROTEIN: olfactory receptor 52N1-like (The sequence of the model RefSeq protein was modified relative to this genomic sequence to represent the inferred CDS: inserted 3 bases in 2 codons), which produces MSLLNGSSLTPASFLLNGIPGPEEVHLWISFPLFTMHTIGLTGNFGLMYLIYSEEALHRPMYIFLALLSFTDVLMCSSTLPNTLCILWFKLKEIDFEACLAQMFFVHTFTGMESWVLMLMALDWYVAICYPLRYATILTNVVIAKAGMLTFLRGVILIIPSTLLTXPYCRGNVIPHTYCDHMXVTKISGGNVQIKAIYGLMVALLIGGFDTLCIIVSYTMILQAVMSLSSADARQKAFSTCTGHICAIVITCVPVFFTFFTHHFGRHTIPPPVHIIMANLYLLMPPTKNPIVYGVKTKQIRDRFLFKGKENSSHKI